Proteins encoded in a region of the Geoanaerobacter pelophilus genome:
- a CDS encoding Lpp/OprI family alanine-zipper lipoprotein, with protein sequence MKKSLLGIAIVLAFAALTGCATTRELEQVQAQEKLIGAKADQAVQDAQAAKAAADAARLQADAAAARVENAVKAAEEREKVAAEKERIADEKAAKAEAVFQKSMRK encoded by the coding sequence ATGAAGAAAAGTCTTTTGGGGATCGCGATAGTGCTTGCTTTTGCCGCGTTGACCGGCTGTGCAACAACAAGGGAACTTGAGCAAGTGCAGGCGCAGGAAAAGCTGATTGGGGCTAAAGCCGATCAGGCAGTGCAGGATGCACAGGCTGCCAAGGCAGCAGCTGATGCCGCCAGATTGCAGGCAGACGCTGCCGCCGCCCGCGTCGAAAATGCGGTGAAGGCAGCGGAGGAGCGGGAAAAGGTAGCCGCTGAAAAGGAACGGATTGCCGATGAAAAGGCGGCAAAAGCCGAAGCCGTTTTCCAGAAATCAATGAGGAAGTAA
- a CDS encoding L,D-transpeptidase family protein — protein sequence MCRIIDLSRLANLGLRLLALCLVLATLNGCAVMKSVKGDSALFSGPLAQDIEKNEFSVARGDDVIGRLATVRLEPGDTLPDIARHFGLGLTAISAANPGVDVWVPEPGARVVLPLNFILPDAPRKGIVINLATMRLFHFKGDGNSLAVTTYPVGIGTKERPTPTGQMYVQRKATRPTWYVPASIAEDHRKKGDPLPAKVPPGPLNPLGDRALYLSKAGYLIHGTNKPASIGLKASNGCLRLYPENVQMLYDDTPVKTPVVIVNQPYLLGQQDGVLYLEAHKPQEDSGVAELEKVYAKLRDLEKKAATTLDWKKVKEVQLAAQGIPVPIFAMRQGAATEAEPPIAVAHPAKLYGRPELPELKPDAWYVLAATVRDETDALRLAAIINHQGPPIPARVLAKNDSHRVIAGPFPDISAARDAVKRLKIDLEIDGILIEPDQQG from the coding sequence ATGTGCCGAATCATTGATCTGTCACGCTTAGCAAATTTAGGACTGCGCCTGCTGGCGCTATGTCTGGTCCTGGCAACTCTCAATGGCTGTGCCGTTATGAAAAGCGTTAAGGGCGATTCGGCGCTGTTCTCCGGCCCGCTTGCCCAGGATATCGAGAAGAACGAATTTTCCGTGGCCCGTGGCGACGACGTCATTGGCCGGCTGGCTACCGTGAGGCTGGAACCGGGAGACACCCTGCCGGATATTGCCCGGCACTTCGGCCTGGGACTCACTGCCATCAGCGCAGCCAATCCCGGCGTTGATGTCTGGGTGCCGGAACCCGGAGCGCGCGTGGTATTGCCGCTGAATTTCATCCTGCCGGACGCCCCGCGCAAGGGGATCGTGATTAACTTGGCCACCATGCGGCTGTTTCACTTCAAAGGTGATGGTAACTCGCTGGCGGTGACGACCTACCCGGTAGGCATCGGCACCAAAGAGCGCCCCACCCCCACCGGTCAGATGTACGTGCAACGCAAGGCAACCCGACCGACCTGGTATGTGCCTGCGTCCATTGCCGAAGATCATCGGAAAAAAGGGGATCCCCTGCCGGCAAAGGTTCCGCCGGGGCCTCTGAACCCCCTGGGGGACCGCGCGCTCTATTTGAGCAAAGCAGGCTATTTGATCCATGGCACCAATAAACCGGCCAGCATCGGCCTTAAGGCAAGCAATGGCTGTTTGCGGCTTTATCCGGAAAATGTGCAGATGCTCTACGACGACACCCCGGTAAAGACTCCGGTCGTGATTGTTAACCAGCCCTATCTCCTCGGCCAACAAGATGGGGTGCTGTATCTGGAGGCACATAAGCCCCAGGAAGACTCAGGTGTTGCTGAGCTGGAGAAGGTTTACGCAAAATTGCGGGACCTCGAAAAGAAAGCGGCGACTACGCTTGACTGGAAAAAAGTCAAGGAGGTTCAGCTGGCGGCCCAGGGAATTCCAGTGCCCATCTTTGCGATGAGACAAGGAGCCGCAACAGAGGCCGAACCGCCGATCGCAGTTGCACACCCGGCCAAACTGTACGGACGACCGGAATTACCGGAACTGAAACCTGATGCCTGGTATGTGCTGGCGGCTACTGTGCGTGACGAGACCGATGCTTTGCGGCTTGCCGCCATCATTAACCACCAGGGGCCACCGATCCCGGCACGGGTATTGGCAAAGAACGACAGCCACCGGGTAATTGCCGGCCCGTTTCCCGATATCAGTGCGGCCAGGGATGCGGTAAAACGCTTGAAAATAGATTTGGAAATAGACGGGATCTTGATTGAGCCTGACCAGCAGGGCTAG